A genomic stretch from Oreochromis niloticus isolate F11D_XX linkage group LG11, O_niloticus_UMD_NMBU, whole genome shotgun sequence includes:
- the fxyd5 gene encoding FXYD domain containing ion transport regulator 5 isoform X2 has protein sequence MMRLRIHLWIRAPCRMDTKMNLVYLSIFLFMMLRVSRAETPANATAPAPATAPATTPTPTPTPAKDELTSTINPEIDAVERRVTRDINTSSETTPEKPTNQQANISLSVTTSRIETLAASAVKTSPSAPKKAIEWKSEWDQDFTYDYKSLSCAGLVIAAVLFIFGILVITCGKFNRLPKCRKRSTKSYRVAQG, from the exons ATGATGAGGCTGCGGATACATCTCTGGATTCGGGCACCTTGCAGGATGGATACAAAG aTGAACCTGGTTTACTtgagcattttcctgtttatgaTGTTAAGAG TGTCAAGGGCCGAGACTCCTGCAAATGCAACTGCACCTGCACCTGCAACTGCACCTGCAACTACACCCACACCTACACCCACACCTGCAAAGGACGAATTGACATCTACAATAAACCCTG AAATAGATGCAGTGGAAAGGAGAGTAACTCGAGATATTAACACCTCCTCGGAAACTACACCTGAAAAACCCACAAACCAGCAAGCAAACATCTCCCTCAGTGTCACCACATCACGAATAGAGACTTTAGCAG catCTGCAGTGAAAACCAGCCCTTCTGCACCCAAGAAAGCCATCG AGTGGAAGTCAGAGTGGGACCAAGACTTCACCTATG ATTATAAGTCCCTGAGTTGTGCTGGACTGGTCATTGCAGCAGTGCTGTTCATCTTTGGCATATTGGTCATTACCT GTGGAAAGTTCAATCGGCTGCCCAAATGTCGCAAGAGGTCAACAAA GTCATACCGGGTAGCCCAAGGATAA
- the fxyd5 gene encoding FXYD domain containing ion transport regulator 5 isoform X1 translates to MMRLRIHLWIRAPCRMDTKMNLVYLSIFLFMMLRVSRAETPANATAPAPATAPATTPTPTPTPAKDELTSTINPEIDAVERRVTRDINTSSETTPEKPTNQQANISLSVTTSRIETLAASSAKATSQPKLTSASASAVKTSPSAPKKAIEWKSEWDQDFTYDYKSLSCAGLVIAAVLFIFGILVITCGKFNRLPKCRKRSTKSYRVAQG, encoded by the exons ATGATGAGGCTGCGGATACATCTCTGGATTCGGGCACCTTGCAGGATGGATACAAAG aTGAACCTGGTTTACTtgagcattttcctgtttatgaTGTTAAGAG TGTCAAGGGCCGAGACTCCTGCAAATGCAACTGCACCTGCACCTGCAACTGCACCTGCAACTACACCCACACCTACACCCACACCTGCAAAGGACGAATTGACATCTACAATAAACCCTG AAATAGATGCAGTGGAAAGGAGAGTAACTCGAGATATTAACACCTCCTCGGAAACTACACCTGAAAAACCCACAAACCAGCAAGCAAACATCTCCCTCAGTGTCACCACATCACGAATAGAGACTTTAGCAG CTTCAAGTGCAAAAGCAACAAGTCAACCAAAGCTCACATCAGCTTCag catCTGCAGTGAAAACCAGCCCTTCTGCACCCAAGAAAGCCATCG AGTGGAAGTCAGAGTGGGACCAAGACTTCACCTATG ATTATAAGTCCCTGAGTTGTGCTGGACTGGTCATTGCAGCAGTGCTGTTCATCTTTGGCATATTGGTCATTACCT GTGGAAAGTTCAATCGGCTGCCCAAATGTCGCAAGAGGTCAACAAA GTCATACCGGGTAGCCCAAGGATAA
- the fxyd5 gene encoding FXYD domain containing ion transport regulator 5 isoform X3 has translation MNLVYLSIFLFMMLRVSRAETPANATAPAPATAPATTPTPTPTPAKDELTSTINPEIDAVERRVTRDINTSSETTPEKPTNQQANISLSVTTSRIETLAASSAKATSQPKLTSASASAVKTSPSAPKKAIEWKSEWDQDFTYDYKSLSCAGLVIAAVLFIFGILVITCGKFNRLPKCRKRSTKSYRVAQG, from the exons aTGAACCTGGTTTACTtgagcattttcctgtttatgaTGTTAAGAG TGTCAAGGGCCGAGACTCCTGCAAATGCAACTGCACCTGCACCTGCAACTGCACCTGCAACTACACCCACACCTACACCCACACCTGCAAAGGACGAATTGACATCTACAATAAACCCTG AAATAGATGCAGTGGAAAGGAGAGTAACTCGAGATATTAACACCTCCTCGGAAACTACACCTGAAAAACCCACAAACCAGCAAGCAAACATCTCCCTCAGTGTCACCACATCACGAATAGAGACTTTAGCAG CTTCAAGTGCAAAAGCAACAAGTCAACCAAAGCTCACATCAGCTTCag catCTGCAGTGAAAACCAGCCCTTCTGCACCCAAGAAAGCCATCG AGTGGAAGTCAGAGTGGGACCAAGACTTCACCTATG ATTATAAGTCCCTGAGTTGTGCTGGACTGGTCATTGCAGCAGTGCTGTTCATCTTTGGCATATTGGTCATTACCT GTGGAAAGTTCAATCGGCTGCCCAAATGTCGCAAGAGGTCAACAAA GTCATACCGGGTAGCCCAAGGATAA